One part of the Futiania mangrovi genome encodes these proteins:
- a CDS encoding bactofilin family protein, whose protein sequence is MSAVRNAPPSIVSADMAVHGDILSAGEVQIDGAVKGNIRCAVLTVSKSGTVEGEITAEQVMIHGRVDGRITGRKVRLTATAHMDGDVINESITIEDGAHFSGNVSNAKTVAARDAQAGDVPAAAAAPAPVARLATRDQQG, encoded by the coding sequence GTGTCGGCAGTGCGCAACGCACCGCCCTCGATCGTCAGCGCGGACATGGCCGTGCATGGCGACATCCTGTCGGCGGGCGAGGTTCAGATCGATGGCGCGGTCAAGGGCAACATCCGCTGCGCCGTGCTGACCGTCAGCAAGTCCGGCACCGTCGAGGGTGAGATCACCGCCGAGCAGGTCATGATCCATGGCCGTGTGGACGGGCGCATTACCGGCCGAAAGGTGCGGCTTACGGCGACCGCGCACATGGATGGCGACGTGATCAACGAATCCATCACCATCGAGGATGGCGCCCATTTCTCCGGCAATGTGTCGAACGCCAAGACCGTGGCCGCCCGCGACGCACAGGCTGGCGACGTCCCGGCTGCAGCCGCGGCCCCCGCCCCCGTTGCACGCCTCGCCACCCGCGATCAGCAGGGCTGA
- a CDS encoding anhydro-N-acetylmuramic acid kinase, with protein MGDAGVKHAETQGAPATGRGRDGLFRAVGLMSGTSADGIDAALIETDGEGRVHVIAGQSRPFVPETRASLLAAMRAARAQGAQTTETPEIRDAVRRLTLAAAEAVGDVIAQVGLTAQAVDVVGFHGQTVNHLPDKGFTWQIGDADLLAQLTGIDVAHDFRSADVAAGGQGAPFAPAYHRARAISAGEALPVAVLNIGGVANVTWIGEAEMIAFDTGPGNALLDDWVHAHTGLSFDAGGALAGSGAVHPDVLTALLDHPYFDAPPPKSLDRNDFDIAAARGLSAADGAATLAAMTVGAVALAARLLPAPPVRWIVTGGGAHNAHLMGELARALGAPVVDAGAVGWDGDLLEAEAFAYLAVRSMRGLPLSWPGTTGVPEPMPGGRLTRARR; from the coding sequence ATGGGCGATGCAGGGGTCAAGCATGCCGAGACGCAAGGGGCGCCTGCAACGGGCCGGGGCCGCGACGGGCTGTTCCGTGCGGTGGGTCTCATGTCCGGCACCTCGGCCGACGGAATCGACGCGGCGCTGATCGAGACGGACGGCGAAGGGCGCGTGCACGTCATCGCCGGACAGTCGCGCCCCTTCGTGCCGGAAACGCGGGCGAGCCTGCTCGCGGCCATGCGGGCGGCCCGCGCGCAAGGGGCGCAGACGACCGAAACGCCGGAGATCCGCGACGCCGTGCGCCGGCTGACGCTCGCCGCCGCCGAGGCCGTCGGCGATGTGATCGCGCAGGTGGGCCTGACGGCGCAGGCGGTGGACGTGGTCGGCTTCCATGGCCAGACGGTCAATCACCTGCCGGACAAGGGCTTTACCTGGCAGATCGGCGATGCGGACCTGCTGGCGCAACTGACCGGCATCGATGTCGCGCACGATTTCCGCAGCGCCGACGTGGCGGCGGGCGGGCAGGGCGCGCCCTTCGCGCCGGCCTATCACCGGGCGCGTGCGATCTCGGCGGGCGAGGCGCTGCCGGTCGCAGTGCTCAATATCGGCGGCGTTGCGAACGTCACCTGGATCGGGGAGGCGGAGATGATCGCCTTCGACACCGGGCCGGGCAATGCGCTCCTCGACGACTGGGTCCATGCGCATACCGGCCTCAGCTTCGACGCGGGCGGGGCGCTGGCGGGGAGCGGGGCGGTACACCCGGATGTGCTGACCGCGCTGCTCGATCATCCCTACTTCGATGCGCCGCCGCCCAAGTCGCTCGACCGGAACGATTTCGACATCGCCGCGGCGCGCGGGCTCTCGGCGGCCGACGGGGCCGCGACGCTCGCCGCGATGACCGTGGGCGCGGTGGCGCTCGCCGCGCGGCTGCTGCCCGCACCGCCCGTCCGCTGGATCGTGACGGGCGGGGGGGCGCACAATGCGCACCTGATGGGGGAACTCGCCCGCGCGCTGGGCGCGCCGGTGGTGGACGCGGGCGCGGTCGGCTGGGACGGCGACCTGCTGGAGGCGGAGGCGTTCGCCTATCTCGCGGTGCGGTCCATGCGCGGCCTGCCGCTCAGCTGGCCCGGCACGACGGGCGTGCCGGAACCGATGCCGGGAGGGCGGCTGACGCGCGCCAGGCGTTGA
- a CDS encoding peptidoglycan DD-metalloendopeptidase family protein translates to MDRGALARAAARLKKTFPDRQILVRTHGEVHYFTLSHRVQLGVCAAALAGVLATGALGVHLGAGLSTPRTATLQQGPDAEYAADLARLEAERGALREEIARLRARSGTALAAAEERRTNIEKLQQDADARASRVQDLQEELNLLRARIAASEAAEQADTGRIAGLEKTLADAQNARRAAETQLARARAEEAEARRSADLKIAALEQSLGEREANIDRLRADYRAAVEARQAAEARLRTVTQERDEALQKVKELGARVSIMSEDMSTQLAHTGLLESELKRVSQQISSTQHRKASEDSPRNAAEVSEMETRLDTLMDVQRGLIAQLESSAEGNLSMLEGVIERTGLKVGELLNSLEPTAAALGGPFMDLSEMRRIREINEESPEFSARINRLTVKLNRLSWLRIALNSLPLAVPVEEYRLTSRFGYRKDPFTKRSAFHSGLDFAAARGTPVHSTAPGKVVHAGRKGAYGRFVEIDHGHGITTRYAHLDSISVEVGDEVGYMQAIGKMGTSGRSTGVHLHYEVTFNGEFYDPEDFIKAGRDVFKVQQAAASGTGR, encoded by the coding sequence ATGGATCGGGGGGCACTCGCCCGGGCGGCGGCGCGTTTGAAGAAGACGTTTCCGGACCGGCAGATACTCGTCCGCACGCACGGCGAGGTGCATTACTTTACCCTGAGCCACCGCGTCCAGCTGGGCGTCTGCGCCGCCGCGCTCGCAGGTGTGCTGGCAACCGGCGCACTTGGGGTTCACCTTGGGGCCGGCCTTTCGACGCCCCGCACCGCCACCCTCCAGCAAGGCCCGGATGCGGAGTATGCCGCCGATCTTGCCCGCCTCGAGGCGGAGCGCGGCGCCCTCCGGGAGGAGATCGCCCGCCTGCGCGCCCGGTCCGGCACCGCGCTGGCCGCGGCGGAAGAGCGGCGGACGAACATCGAGAAGCTGCAGCAGGACGCCGACGCACGGGCATCGCGCGTGCAGGACCTTCAGGAGGAACTGAACCTTCTGCGCGCCCGCATCGCCGCGTCGGAGGCGGCGGAGCAGGCCGACACCGGCCGCATCGCGGGGCTCGAGAAGACGCTCGCCGATGCGCAGAATGCCCGGCGCGCGGCGGAAACACAGCTTGCCCGCGCCCGCGCCGAGGAGGCCGAGGCACGCCGGAGCGCGGATCTCAAGATCGCTGCGCTCGAGCAGTCGCTGGGCGAGCGCGAAGCGAACATCGACCGTCTGCGTGCCGATTACCGCGCCGCGGTCGAAGCGCGCCAGGCTGCGGAAGCGCGCCTGCGGACCGTGACGCAGGAGCGTGACGAGGCGCTCCAGAAGGTCAAGGAACTGGGTGCGCGCGTCTCGATCATGAGCGAGGACATGAGCACGCAGCTCGCTCACACCGGCCTGCTGGAAAGCGAACTGAAGCGCGTCAGCCAGCAGATCTCGTCGACGCAGCACCGCAAGGCGTCCGAAGACAGTCCGCGAAATGCGGCCGAGGTTTCGGAGATGGAAACGCGCCTCGACACGCTGATGGACGTGCAGCGCGGCCTGATCGCGCAGCTCGAATCCTCCGCCGAGGGCAACCTCTCCATGCTCGAGGGCGTGATCGAGCGGACGGGCCTCAAGGTGGGCGAACTTCTGAACTCGCTGGAGCCGACGGCGGCCGCGCTGGGCGGTCCGTTCATGGACCTGTCCGAAATGCGCCGCATCCGGGAGATCAACGAGGAAAGCCCCGAGTTTTCCGCCCGCATCAACCGCCTGACCGTGAAGCTCAACCGGCTCTCGTGGCTGCGGATCGCGCTGAACAGCCTGCCACTCGCCGTGCCGGTCGAGGAATACCGCCTGACCAGCCGTTTCGGGTACCGCAAGGACCCGTTCACGAAGCGCAGCGCCTTCCATTCCGGCCTCGACTTCGCCGCGGCGCGCGGCACGCCCGTTCATTCGACGGCACCGGGGAAGGTCGTCCACGCCGGGCGCAAGGGCGCCTATGGCCGCTTCGTCGAGATCGACCACGGGCACGGGATCACAACGCGCTATGCGCACCTCGATTCCATCAGCGTGGAGGTCGGTGACGAGGTCGGCTACATGCAGGCCATCGGCAAGATGGGCACCTCGGGCCGCAGCACGGGCGTCCACCTGCATTACGAGGTCACCTTCAACGGTGAGTTCTACGATCCCGAGGACTTCATCAAGGCAGGGCGCGATGTTTTCAAGGTCCAGCAAGCCGCAGCCAGCGGGACAGGACGCTAG
- a CDS encoding peroxiredoxin, whose protein sequence is MANAPQTGDKAPAFTLPRDGGGTFSLADAAGKTVVVYFYPKDDTSGCTKEAIAFTGKAADFAAAGAVVVGCSKDSVASHDKFKAKHGLDLVLVSDEDGKMLEDYGVWVEKSMYGRKYMGIERATFLIGPDGTIREVWRKVKVPGHAEAVLKAVQALA, encoded by the coding sequence ATGGCGAACGCACCCCAGACCGGCGACAAGGCCCCGGCCTTCACGCTGCCGCGCGACGGCGGCGGCACCTTCTCGCTGGCGGACGCTGCCGGCAAGACCGTCGTCGTCTACTTCTACCCGAAGGACGACACCAGCGGCTGCACGAAGGAGGCGATCGCCTTCACCGGGAAGGCCGCGGACTTCGCCGCGGCGGGGGCTGTCGTCGTCGGCTGCTCGAAGGACAGCGTGGCGAGCCATGACAAGTTCAAGGCCAAGCACGGCCTCGACCTCGTGCTTGTCTCCGACGAGGACGGCAAGATGCTCGAGGACTACGGCGTCTGGGTCGAGAAGAGCATGTACGGACGCAAGTACATGGGGATCGAGCGGGCAACCTTCCTCATCGGTCCGGACGGCACGATCCGCGAGGTGTGGCGCAAGGTGAAGGTGCCGGGCCACGCAGAAGCCGTGCTGAAGGCGGTGCAGGCGCTGGCGTGA
- the prfB gene encoding peptide chain release factor 2: MRAEAETLAHDIRQSITLLKKRLDWDRALDRLEELNARVEDPSLWNDPTQAQEIMRERQRLDAAIGACKRIEAELDDQIGLIELGEEEGDQSIVSDAENMLRSLKDDARRRELEALLSGEADANDCYLEVHAGAGGTESQDWASMLLRMYTRWSEQHGYKVELIEETDGEEAGIKSATIQVKGDNAYGWLKTESGVHRLVRISPYDSQARRHTSFASVWVYPVIDDRIEIEVQDKDVRIDTYRASGAGGQHVNRTDSAVRITHIPTGIVVQCQNDRSQHKNRERAWEMLRARLYERELQIREEAAQAVEDTKTEIGWGHQIRSYVLQPYQMVKDLRTGVESTSPSDVLDGKLDPFMAAALAARIEGQTAAVSEDLD, translated from the coding sequence ATGCGTGCCGAAGCCGAAACCCTCGCCCACGACATCCGCCAGTCGATCACGCTCTTGAAGAAGCGGCTCGACTGGGACCGCGCGCTCGACCGGCTGGAGGAGTTGAACGCCCGGGTCGAGGATCCGTCGCTCTGGAACGACCCCACCCAGGCGCAGGAGATCATGCGCGAGCGGCAGCGGCTCGATGCGGCCATTGGCGCCTGCAAGCGGATCGAGGCGGAGCTGGACGACCAGATCGGCCTGATCGAGCTGGGCGAGGAAGAGGGCGACCAGTCCATCGTCTCCGACGCCGAGAACATGTTGCGGAGCCTCAAGGACGATGCGCGCCGCCGCGAACTCGAGGCGCTGCTCTCCGGCGAGGCGGACGCCAACGACTGCTACCTCGAAGTTCATGCGGGGGCTGGCGGCACGGAGAGCCAGGACTGGGCCTCGATGCTTCTGCGCATGTACACGCGCTGGTCCGAGCAGCACGGCTACAAGGTCGAGTTGATCGAGGAGACGGACGGCGAGGAAGCCGGCATCAAGTCCGCGACGATCCAGGTCAAGGGCGACAACGCCTATGGCTGGCTGAAGACGGAATCGGGCGTGCATCGTCTCGTCCGCATATCGCCCTACGACAGCCAGGCCCGCCGGCATACTAGCTTTGCGAGCGTCTGGGTCTATCCGGTGATCGATGACCGGATCGAGATCGAGGTGCAGGACAAGGACGTGCGCATCGACACCTACCGGGCAAGCGGCGCGGGCGGCCAGCACGTCAACAGGACGGACTCCGCGGTGCGCATCACGCACATCCCGACGGGTATCGTCGTGCAGTGCCAGAACGACCGCTCCCAGCACAAGAACCGGGAGCGGGCTTGGGAAATGCTGCGCGCCCGCCTCTACGAGCGCGAGCTGCAGATCCGGGAGGAAGCCGCGCAGGCGGTCGAGGACACCAAGACCGAGATCGGCTGGGGCCACCAGATCCGGTCCTATGTGCTGCAGCCCTATCAGATGGTGAAGGATCTGCGCACGGGCGTGGAGAGCACGAGTCCGTCCGACGTGCTGGACGGCAAGCTCGACCCCTTCATGGCGGCGGCGCTCGCGGCGCGGATCGAGGGCCAGACGGCGGCGGTGTCGGAGGATCTCGACTGA
- the tyrS gene encoding tyrosine--tRNA ligase — translation MTAFRSDFLRALDARGFIQQQTDAEGLDALAAKGPIVAYIGFDCTAESLHAGSLVQIMMLRWLQQTGHKPIVLMGGGTTRIGDPSGRDESRQLLTDEQIARNMEGIKQVFAKFLTFGDGPTDAVMVNNADWLDGLNYISFLRDYGRHFSINRMMTFDSVRLRLDREQPLTFLEFNYMILQAYDFLELNRRRDCVLQMGGSDQWGNIVNGIELGRRCDGAHLFGLTTPLLTSASGAKMGKTASGAVWLNADMLSPYDYWQYWRNAADADVGRFLRLFTEMPLDEIARLEALEGAELNEAKKILATEVTAMAHGRAAAGQAAETARSTFEAGQTSEGLPTIEVPRAEVEAGIGLLDAFVMAKLAASKGEVRRLVRGGGARVNDALVSDEAGLIGPADLDTEGRVKLSSGKKRHALLKAV, via the coding sequence ATGACCGCGTTCCGCTCCGACTTCCTTCGCGCCCTCGATGCGCGCGGCTTCATCCAGCAGCAGACCGATGCCGAGGGGCTCGACGCGCTGGCGGCCAAGGGTCCGATCGTGGCTTATATCGGCTTCGACTGCACGGCGGAAAGCCTGCATGCGGGCAGCCTGGTGCAGATCATGATGCTCCGCTGGCTGCAGCAGACGGGCCACAAGCCCATCGTGCTGATGGGTGGGGGAACCACGCGGATCGGCGATCCCTCGGGCCGCGACGAGAGCCGCCAGCTTCTGACCGACGAGCAGATCGCCCGCAACATGGAGGGGATCAAGCAGGTCTTCGCGAAGTTCCTGACCTTCGGCGACGGGCCGACCGACGCGGTGATGGTGAACAATGCCGACTGGCTCGACGGGCTCAACTACATCTCGTTCCTGCGCGACTACGGGCGGCACTTCTCGATTAACCGCATGATGACGTTCGATAGTGTGCGCCTGCGTCTCGACCGCGAGCAGCCGCTGACCTTCCTCGAATTCAACTACATGATCCTGCAGGCCTACGACTTCCTGGAACTGAACCGGCGGCGAGACTGCGTCCTGCAGATGGGCGGCTCGGACCAGTGGGGCAACATCGTCAACGGGATCGAGCTTGGGCGGCGCTGCGACGGGGCCCACCTCTTCGGCCTGACGACGCCGCTGCTGACCAGCGCATCCGGCGCGAAGATGGGCAAGACCGCCTCGGGCGCGGTCTGGCTGAACGCCGACATGCTGTCGCCCTACGACTACTGGCAGTACTGGCGCAACGCGGCCGACGCCGACGTGGGCAGGTTCCTGCGTCTCTTCACCGAGATGCCGCTCGACGAGATCGCCCGGCTGGAGGCGCTCGAGGGCGCAGAACTGAACGAGGCCAAGAAGATCCTCGCGACCGAGGTAACCGCGATGGCGCACGGGCGCGCGGCTGCCGGACAGGCTGCCGAAACCGCGCGCTCCACCTTCGAGGCTGGCCAGACATCGGAGGGCCTACCGACGATCGAGGTGCCGCGCGCCGAGGTCGAGGCGGGGATCGGCCTGCTCGACGCCTTCGTGATGGCGAAGCTTGCCGCCTCGAAGGGCGAGGTGCGCCGCCTCGTCCGCGGCGGCGGTGCGCGCGTCAACGATGCGCTCGTGAGCGACGAGGCGGGTCTCATCGGACCCGCCGACCTCGATACGGAAGGCCGCGTGAAGCTCTCCTCCGGCAAGAAGCGCCACGCCCTGTTGAAGGCGGTCTGA
- a CDS encoding ferritin-like domain-containing protein, which produces MSAGPAPLHASLEDAACSVLETADADAKAACALAVASAWEAGTLAPARAPGPVPVRPARPLRPRLVSPTSVPRRARGRKGRIALLHAVAHIELNAIDLAWDMIARFSGPAMPDAFYADWVRVGAEEARHFRLVAGRLAAYDAVYGDLDAHDGLWDAAAQTADDLLARLAIVPLVLEARGLDVTPQMIARMEREGDAGSAEALGVIYCEEVGHVATGLRWFRAEAEARGLDPVHAFHEIVETGFRGRLKPPFNREARSSAGMPPDFYAWAEAMEAAENFRDGRNSPPLRSS; this is translated from the coding sequence GTGAGCGCCGGTCCGGCACCTCTGCATGCGAGCCTCGAGGACGCCGCCTGCAGCGTTCTCGAAACCGCGGACGCCGACGCCAAGGCAGCCTGCGCGCTTGCGGTCGCGTCGGCGTGGGAGGCGGGCACGCTCGCCCCTGCCCGCGCGCCGGGGCCAGTGCCCGTCCGCCCTGCCCGGCCACTGCGCCCGCGTCTCGTCTCGCCGACCTCCGTGCCCCGGCGGGCGCGGGGCCGCAAGGGCCGGATCGCCCTTCTTCATGCCGTCGCGCATATCGAGTTGAACGCGATCGACCTCGCCTGGGACATGATCGCGCGCTTTTCGGGACCCGCCATGCCGGACGCCTTCTACGCCGACTGGGTCCGTGTGGGTGCCGAGGAGGCCCGCCACTTCCGGCTCGTGGCAGGCCGGCTCGCCGCGTACGATGCGGTCTATGGCGACCTCGATGCGCATGACGGGCTGTGGGACGCCGCGGCGCAGACCGCGGACGACCTGCTGGCCCGCCTTGCCATCGTTCCGCTGGTGCTGGAGGCGCGCGGCCTCGACGTGACCCCGCAGATGATCGCGCGCATGGAACGGGAGGGCGACGCGGGGAGCGCCGAGGCGCTGGGCGTGATCTATTGCGAGGAGGTGGGCCATGTCGCCACCGGCCTGCGCTGGTTCCGGGCGGAGGCGGAGGCACGCGGCCTCGACCCCGTCCACGCCTTCCACGAGATCGTCGAGACCGGCTTCCGCGGGCGCCTGAAGCCGCCCTTCAACCGCGAGGCGCGCTCGTCGGCCGGCATGCCCCCGGACTTCTATGCCTGGGCCGAGGCGATGGAGGCAGCAGAAAATTTCCGGGACGGCCGGAATAGTCCGCCGCTGCGGTCGTCTTAG
- a CDS encoding YhdP family protein translates to MGVLLLLALAAGGGAWRLSQGPVDLSGFEDLIAGGLQRAAPGSRVLVSGVTLAWNTAEQRPTLAISRLTVWRPDVGRPLHLRGLDLEVSKRALGLGRIAPARVRLDRLRLEIERDAGGGLRLSALAPAADGQEGPAGSAPEPEGGPLDLMRLADALDGDALFPGAAWLQEATVRDASVVIRDQALGLRWELEGARASLRRTSGNVALEIAAPRLGENGSLVLGANLTAMDGALKLRARFYNTALGALPSVLLPGWLDAVPGARLEGNAEVEVAAPFDLRRGSFDIAVSGLDLTRTVEIGTPRAFHLTAVRVRGKAGDGFRSLDIADWQVEGQGRMGGSGQARLLDDGAWRAEMLFTGDALNPGFLFDRPLDVRDGLAHVTWRPADGSLALRELALRVGSTGVSLSGEVQPGGAYSAQGRLETVTVEDLVGLWPIGLPGSGRAWIAEHVEAARVPEGRFTISGAPGAEPEIDLQFGIEGARVRYVPTMPPLEEARGQGRLTARTLEIDVEEGRIADLSIREGHFVIPELGAQPALGEIALAAEGAAASLLRVLDAPPLGLPSKVDLAPDAIGGSVRGRMNLSLPLVKDLPIEAVLLDSTTEGRGLSLGLGGGDYAVSEADLVFNATQESLRAAGPAKVNGVPVEIAWSERFSGPQRDRSVVEVMATLDDEARQVLDIDVGAYVSGPVGVRVVKRGLSATQGAVSLEADLSRARVRLPEIGWTAAQRGDVERLAVSARLDGAQTLIDTVDVAGPGLTVSARDIELAGREVRSIYLDRFVAEGAADVRGALRRTPEGGVSARLEGRFLNVGALLAGEQAGGQARAAAPREGAGATPYPPLNLDARIGTVRIAEGLVMRDAEMRLANRAGTPDLIEGNLTFRGASPVRLTWQRTSPGERLIGAESEDAGAILRALDLYGGLAGGTLSVRAALTEDAAGETRIAGRAEIDGAVLKDAPTFAKVLTLASLTGIANRLAGEGIDVSEIEVPFAISGERIAIDDAIARGPALGLTLRGMVDRRSDTLALGGTIVPAYGINTLVGNIPLLGRLLTSREGEGVFGITYQVTGPVADPQVSVNPLSALAPGILRRLFDTPGTAAGPGDGQQPLDIPAYPEGVEGN, encoded by the coding sequence ATGGGGGTTCTGCTGTTGCTCGCCCTGGCGGCCGGGGGGGGTGCATGGCGGCTGTCGCAAGGCCCGGTCGACCTCTCGGGATTCGAGGATCTGATTGCAGGCGGTTTGCAGCGTGCCGCCCCGGGCAGCCGCGTGCTCGTCTCCGGCGTCACGCTCGCCTGGAACACCGCCGAACAGCGCCCCACGCTGGCGATTTCACGGCTGACCGTATGGCGGCCCGACGTGGGACGGCCGCTGCACCTGCGCGGGCTCGACCTCGAGGTGAGCAAGCGGGCCCTCGGACTCGGGCGCATCGCGCCTGCGCGCGTGCGGCTCGACCGCCTCCGGCTCGAGATCGAGCGGGATGCCGGCGGCGGCCTCCGCCTTTCTGCGCTTGCCCCTGCAGCGGACGGGCAGGAGGGGCCGGCCGGAAGTGCACCGGAACCCGAGGGCGGGCCGCTGGATCTCATGCGGCTTGCCGACGCGCTGGACGGAGACGCGCTTTTTCCCGGCGCGGCCTGGCTACAGGAAGCCACGGTCAGGGACGCCAGCGTCGTGATCCGGGATCAGGCGCTCGGGCTCAGGTGGGAGCTGGAGGGTGCCCGCGCCTCGCTGCGCCGGACAAGCGGGAATGTGGCGCTCGAGATCGCGGCACCGCGGCTTGGCGAGAACGGATCGCTCGTGCTCGGCGCGAACCTGACGGCGATGGACGGAGCGCTGAAGCTTCGTGCCCGCTTCTACAACACAGCGCTGGGTGCGCTGCCGTCGGTGCTGCTGCCCGGCTGGCTGGATGCGGTACCGGGAGCGCGGCTCGAAGGAAACGCAGAGGTCGAGGTTGCGGCCCCGTTCGATCTGCGGCGCGGCAGTTTCGATATCGCGGTGTCGGGCCTCGACCTTACCCGCACGGTCGAGATCGGCACGCCGCGTGCGTTCCACCTGACGGCCGTGCGGGTGCGGGGCAAGGCAGGCGACGGATTCCGCTCGCTCGACATCGCAGACTGGCAGGTCGAGGGCCAGGGGCGCATGGGCGGTTCGGGCCAGGCCCGCCTGCTGGACGACGGCGCGTGGCGGGCCGAGATGCTGTTCACCGGCGATGCCCTCAATCCTGGCTTCCTGTTCGACCGGCCGCTCGACGTGCGCGACGGGCTGGCGCACGTCACGTGGAGGCCGGCGGACGGGTCGTTGGCGTTGCGGGAACTCGCCCTGCGGGTCGGGAGCACGGGCGTCAGCCTGTCGGGTGAGGTGCAGCCCGGTGGGGCGTACTCGGCGCAAGGCCGGCTCGAGACCGTGACGGTGGAGGATCTCGTTGGGCTCTGGCCGATCGGCCTGCCGGGGAGCGGACGGGCCTGGATCGCCGAGCATGTCGAGGCCGCGCGGGTGCCCGAGGGCCGCTTCACGATCTCCGGCGCGCCAGGCGCGGAGCCGGAGATCGACCTGCAGTTCGGCATCGAGGGTGCGCGCGTGCGCTATGTCCCGACGATGCCGCCGCTCGAGGAGGCGCGGGGGCAGGGACGGCTGACCGCCCGCACGCTGGAGATCGACGTGGAGGAAGGCCGGATCGCCGATCTCTCCATCCGGGAAGGGCACTTCGTGATCCCCGAGCTCGGTGCGCAGCCTGCCCTTGGAGAGATCGCGCTGGCTGCGGAGGGGGCCGCGGCAAGCCTGTTGCGCGTCCTCGATGCACCGCCGCTCGGCCTGCCGTCGAAGGTCGATCTGGCGCCCGACGCCATCGGCGGGTCGGTGCGCGGGCGGATGAACCTCTCCCTTCCGCTGGTGAAGGATCTGCCGATCGAGGCCGTCCTGCTCGATTCCACGACCGAGGGCCGGGGTCTCAGCCTTGGCCTGGGCGGCGGAGACTACGCGGTGAGCGAGGCCGATCTCGTCTTCAACGCGACACAGGAGAGCCTGCGCGCCGCCGGCCCGGCCAAGGTCAACGGCGTCCCGGTGGAGATCGCCTGGAGCGAACGCTTCTCCGGCCCGCAGCGCGACCGCAGCGTGGTCGAGGTCATGGCGACGCTGGACGACGAGGCGCGCCAGGTGCTCGATATCGATGTCGGCGCCTATGTCAGCGGGCCGGTCGGCGTCCGCGTTGTCAAGCGCGGCTTGAGCGCGACGCAGGGCGCGGTCTCGCTCGAAGCGGACCTGAGCCGCGCCCGTGTCCGCCTGCCGGAGATCGGCTGGACGGCGGCGCAGCGCGGCGATGTGGAGCGGCTGGCGGTGTCGGCGCGGCTCGACGGCGCTCAGACCCTCATCGACACCGTGGATGTGGCAGGGCCGGGCCTGACCGTATCGGCGCGCGATATCGAGCTTGCGGGACGCGAGGTGCGCTCGATCTATCTCGACCGCTTCGTGGCGGAAGGGGCCGCCGACGTTCGAGGGGCGCTGCGCCGGACGCCCGAGGGTGGCGTCTCCGCACGGCTGGAGGGCCGTTTCCTCAATGTGGGCGCGCTGCTGGCCGGGGAACAGGCGGGCGGGCAGGCAAGGGCCGCCGCGCCGCGGGAGGGGGCAGGTGCGACGCCTTACCCGCCGCTCAACCTCGATGCGCGCATCGGCACGGTGCGCATCGCCGAGGGCCTGGTCATGCGGGATGCAGAAATGCGGCTCGCCAACCGGGCGGGCACGCCCGACCTGATCGAGGGAAACCTGACATTCCGCGGTGCATCGCCGGTGCGGCTGACCTGGCAGCGCACCAGCCCGGGCGAGCGCCTGATCGGCGCGGAATCGGAGGATGCTGGCGCGATCCTGCGGGCACTCGATCTCTATGGCGGGCTCGCGGGGGGGACGCTGTCCGTCCGGGCCGCGCTCACGGAGGATGCGGCGGGCGAGACGCGAATCGCCGGGCGTGCCGAGATCGACGGGGCGGTGCTGAAGGACGCGCCGACCTTCGCCAAGGTGCTGACGCTCGCCTCGCTGACGGGGATTGCCAACCGGCTCGCGGGCGAGGGCATCGACGTCAGCGAGATCGAGGTGCCGTTCGCCATTTCCGGCGAGAGGATCGCCATCGACGATGCAATCGCGCGGGGGCCGGCGCTGGGTTTAACGCTGCGCGGTATGGTCGACCGCAGGTCGGACACGCTGGCGCTGGGCGGGACCATCGTGCCCGCCTATGGCATCAACACCCTGGTCGGCAACATCCCGCTGCTGGGCCGGCTGCTGACGAGCCGCGAGGGCGAAGGGGTGTTCGGCATCACCTACCAGGTAACTGGGCCGGTGGCGGATCCGCAGGTCTCGGTCAACCCGCTGTCTGCGCTGGCGCCGGGCATCCTGCGCCGCCTGTTCGACACGCCGGGGACAGCGGCAGGGCCGGGGGACGGGCAGCAGCCCCTCGACATACCCGCCTATCCGGAGGGTGTGGAGGGCAACTGA